A genome region from Paludibacterium sp. B53371 includes the following:
- the fdxA gene encoding ferredoxin FdxA → MAYVVTDACIKCKYTDCVDVCPVDCFHEGPNFLAIDPDECIDCTLCVAECPVEAIYAEDDIPAGQQVFVSLNAELAKKWPLIIQKKDPLPDHEQWAAVKGKLDQLEK, encoded by the coding sequence ATGGCCTACGTTGTAACGGATGCCTGTATCAAATGCAAATACACCGACTGCGTGGATGTCTGCCCGGTCGACTGCTTCCACGAAGGGCCGAATTTTCTCGCCATCGATCCGGATGAATGCATCGACTGCACGCTGTGCGTCGCCGAATGCCCGGTGGAAGCCATTTATGCCGAAGATGATATTCCGGCCGGCCAGCAGGTCTTTGTTTCGCTGAATGCGGAACTGGCAAAAAAATGGCCGCTGATTATACAGAAAAAAGATCCGTTGCCGGATCATGAGCAATGGGCAGCCGTCAAAGGCAAACTCGACCAGCTGGAAAAATAA
- the cheD gene encoding chemoreceptor glutamine deamidase CheD, translated as MSHNGHGLDYFDQQFRLPAIKLLPGDYVATQDDRLLVTVLGSCVAACLRDPASGVCGMNHFMLPESRSVSAADSLSSRFGIQAMELLITDMQKRGARRDRLQAKVFGAGKVLDGMNVVNVGELNAAFVRSYLDLERIPIVASDLLGETARKVYFFTDSGKVMIRRLNTEKVAKLAVREKQYRDSIVQEESQSGSIDLFD; from the coding sequence ATGTCCCATAACGGGCACGGCCTAGACTACTTCGACCAGCAGTTCCGGCTGCCGGCGATCAAGCTGTTGCCCGGCGATTATGTCGCCACCCAGGATGACCGCCTGCTGGTGACCGTGCTCGGATCCTGTGTCGCTGCCTGTCTGCGAGACCCGGCGTCCGGTGTCTGCGGCATGAATCACTTCATGCTGCCGGAAAGCCGCAGCGTGTCCGCCGCCGACAGCCTGTCCTCGCGCTTCGGCATTCAGGCCATGGAGCTGCTGATTACCGACATGCAAAAACGCGGCGCCCGGCGCGACCGGCTGCAAGCCAAGGTCTTTGGTGCCGGCAAAGTGCTGGACGGCATGAATGTCGTCAACGTCGGCGAACTCAATGCCGCCTTCGTGCGCAGCTACCTCGACCTGGAGCGCATCCCCATCGTCGCCAGCGACCTGCTGGGCGAAACCGCGCGCAAAGTCTACTTCTTCACCGATAGCGGCAAAGTGATGATCCGCCGCCTGAACACCGAGAAAGTGGCCAAACTGGCCGTACGCGAAAAGCAATACCGCGACAGCATCGTGCAGGAAGAAAGCCAGAGCGGCAGCATCGACCTGTTCGATTAA
- the gluQRS gene encoding tRNA glutamyl-Q(34) synthetase GluQRS — translation MSSICDSHTYCGRFAPSPTGLLHAGSLMTAVGSYLEARTRGGRWLVRIEDLDTPRMVPGAADEILRTLARLGFAWDGEVVYQSRRHERYRAALDALINQDLAYACRCSRREIQAVAARGLDGVVYPGTCRALQLKPQPGLAWRLRVDLAGEQAFGDRLQGRYAQNLPRDIGDFVLLRADGYWAYQLAVVVDDADQGVTDVVRGADLLVSTPRQIWLQQRLGLTTPGYCHLPLLVNAAGEKLSKQTLAPSISADAALDELALALTRLGHRPPAGLISLSELWSWAHNHWCLENVPKGPVFDVNMSWI, via the coding sequence ATGTCGTCCATTTGCGATTCCCACACTTATTGTGGGCGTTTTGCGCCCAGTCCGACCGGCTTGCTGCATGCCGGTTCCCTGATGACCGCGGTCGGCAGTTATCTGGAGGCCAGGACCCGGGGCGGGCGCTGGCTGGTGCGCATCGAAGATCTCGATACTCCGCGCATGGTGCCCGGTGCCGCTGACGAAATCCTGCGCACGCTGGCGCGTCTGGGGTTCGCCTGGGATGGCGAGGTGGTCTATCAAAGCCGGCGCCATGAGCGGTATCGTGCCGCACTCGACGCCCTGATCAATCAGGATCTGGCCTATGCCTGCCGCTGTTCGCGACGCGAGATCCAGGCGGTGGCCGCCAGAGGGCTCGACGGGGTCGTGTATCCCGGTACCTGCCGTGCGCTGCAACTGAAACCGCAGCCAGGCCTGGCCTGGCGTCTGCGGGTTGACCTCGCCGGCGAGCAGGCCTTTGGCGATCGTCTGCAAGGTCGCTATGCCCAGAACCTGCCGCGTGACATCGGTGACTTCGTCCTGCTGCGGGCCGATGGTTACTGGGCCTATCAACTGGCCGTGGTCGTGGATGATGCCGATCAGGGCGTCACCGACGTGGTGCGCGGAGCGGATCTGCTGGTGTCGACCCCGCGCCAGATCTGGCTGCAACAGCGGCTGGGCCTGACGACGCCGGGATATTGCCATCTGCCGCTGCTGGTCAATGCGGCGGGCGAGAAGTTATCGAAACAGACGCTGGCACCCTCAATCAGTGCCGATGCCGCACTGGATGAGCTGGCCCTGGCACTGACCCGGCTGGGTCATCGCCCGCCGGCCGGACTGATTTCGCTCTCCGAGCTGTGGTCATGGGCCCACAATCACTGGTGTCTGGAGAATGTGCCAAAAGGTCCGGTTTTTGATGTGAATATGTCGTGGATATAA
- a CDS encoding CheR family methyltransferase produces MSIDDRDLTFTAADFRRVRDMVYRHAGISLSDAKSDMAYARLARRVRAMGEKRFSVYLDVLSADPAHPEWQSFINALTTNLTAFFREPHHFEMLAKHYSHHAEREVYRVWSSASSTGEEAYSAAMTLAETRPKVPCRFELLATDIDTNVLKTAANGVYPEERIALLKERQLKTHFLRGKGSNEGKVRIKPALRAVIEFAQLNLIAERWPDIGLFDAVFCRNVLIYFDSETQRNILHHLAEHMQPHALLFLGHSENIQLITDIFTPCGRTTYRKAG; encoded by the coding sequence ATGTCGATTGATGATCGTGACCTGACCTTTACCGCGGCGGACTTCCGCCGCGTGCGTGACATGGTCTACCGCCATGCCGGTATCTCCTTGTCCGATGCCAAAAGCGATATGGCCTATGCCCGCCTGGCCCGCCGGGTTCGTGCCATGGGGGAAAAGCGCTTCAGCGTCTATCTCGATGTCCTGTCCGCCGATCCGGCACACCCCGAATGGCAGTCATTCATCAATGCCCTGACCACCAATCTGACCGCTTTCTTTCGCGAGCCGCATCACTTCGAGATGCTGGCCAAACATTACAGCCACCACGCCGAACGAGAGGTCTACCGTGTGTGGAGCTCGGCCTCGTCAACGGGCGAAGAGGCTTATTCGGCCGCCATGACCCTGGCCGAAACCCGGCCCAAAGTGCCGTGCCGCTTTGAATTGCTGGCCACCGACATCGATACCAACGTGCTCAAGACGGCAGCCAACGGGGTGTATCCGGAGGAGCGCATCGCCCTGTTGAAAGAGCGACAGCTCAAGACACACTTCCTGCGCGGCAAGGGCAGCAACGAAGGCAAGGTGCGCATCAAACCGGCGTTGCGCGCAGTGATCGAATTTGCCCAGCTCAATCTGATTGCCGAACGCTGGCCGGACATCGGGCTGTTTGATGCCGTGTTTTGTCGCAATGTGCTGATCTATTTCGACAGCGAGACACAGCGCAACATCCTGCATCATCTGGCCGAACACATGCAGCCGCATGCCCTGCTCTTCCTCGGGCATTCGGAGAATATTCAACTGATTACCGATATTTTTACGCCCTGCGGCAGAACGACGTACCGCAAGGCCGGGTAG
- a CDS encoding chemotaxis response regulator protein-glutamate methylesterase: MSPSVNKIRVVVVDDSALIRSLLTSIIDGAPDMEVVATAADPLVARERIRETDPDVITLDVEMPRMDGIEFLRRLMRLRPTPVLMISTLTQQGSETALTALELGAVDFIPKPSTNVNAGMQAYAEEIREKIRMAAAARKRLPTRPPVAPAPPVAGRPMRLNPNKLVFVGASTGGTEAIRTFLGGMPGECPPILIVQHMPENFTFSFANRLDTLCAMHVKEAEDGEAVCRNTAYIAPGHSHMRICRRQSGWYIGLDQSEPVNRHRPAVDVLFDSAAERVGRDAVAVIMTGMGKDGARGMLAMHQAGAYTLAQDEASSIVYGMPKEAVAVGGVDEICPLDRLAPRVLEQLRIG, from the coding sequence ATGTCGCCTTCTGTGAACAAGATCCGGGTAGTGGTGGTCGATGACTCGGCCCTGATCCGCAGCCTGCTGACCAGCATCATCGATGGTGCGCCCGACATGGAGGTGGTGGCGACGGCCGCCGATCCGCTGGTGGCGCGCGAACGCATCCGTGAAACCGACCCCGATGTGATTACCCTCGATGTCGAAATGCCGCGCATGGACGGCATCGAATTCCTGCGGCGCCTGATGCGCCTGCGCCCCACACCGGTACTGATGATCTCCACGCTGACACAGCAGGGTTCGGAAACCGCACTGACCGCCCTCGAACTGGGCGCGGTGGATTTCATCCCCAAACCGAGCACCAATGTCAATGCCGGCATGCAGGCCTACGCCGAAGAGATCCGCGAGAAAATCCGTATGGCCGCCGCGGCACGCAAGCGCCTGCCGACCCGGCCCCCCGTTGCGCCGGCGCCCCCCGTGGCAGGCAGACCCATGCGGCTGAATCCGAACAAGCTGGTATTCGTTGGGGCCTCGACCGGCGGGACCGAAGCCATCCGCACTTTTCTCGGAGGTATGCCCGGCGAGTGTCCGCCGATCCTGATCGTGCAGCACATGCCCGAGAACTTTACGTTTTCATTCGCCAATCGACTCGACACGCTTTGCGCCATGCACGTCAAGGAAGCCGAAGACGGCGAGGCCGTATGCCGCAACACCGCCTATATCGCCCCGGGCCATTCGCACATGCGTATCTGCCGGCGGCAGTCCGGCTGGTATATCGGCCTTGACCAGAGCGAACCGGTCAACCGTCATCGCCCGGCGGTGGATGTCCTGTTTGATTCGGCCGCCGAGCGGGTAGGGCGCGACGCCGTGGCCGTGATCATGACCGGCATGGGCAAGGATGGTGCCCGCGGCATGCTGGCCATGCACCAGGCCGGGGCCTATACCCTGGCGCAGGACGAGGCCAGCAGCATTGTTTACGGCATGCCGAAAGAGGCGGTGGCAGTCGGCGGGGTGGACGAGATCTGCCCTCTGGACCGTCTGGCACCCAGGGTGCTGGAACAATTGCGGATCGGGTGA